One region of Erythrolamprus reginae isolate rEryReg1 chromosome 12, rEryReg1.hap1, whole genome shotgun sequence genomic DNA includes:
- the LOC139174851 gene encoding E3 ubiquitin-protein ligase MARCHF5-like yields the protein MESRLCPGRWALSLALHTHPWISQESPLSNNPVPGGRAPACRRLEPGTPTAADAASRGGPGSRRRPGWLRRERAGLRKGDRPRRAHPAFALSSAALLGVSSPPPRVGIPSEAGRTFPREAVEMAAAVATLQEASERHCWVCFATEGDDRSAEWVCPCRCKGSTKWIHQACLQRWLDEKQKGNSIGSVNCPQCGTEYCIVFPKVGPVVYFLQQVDRILSKVSPFAAAGIVVGTLYWSAVTYGAVTVMQVVGHKKGLDVMERADPLFLLMGLPTIPVMLVLGKMIRWEDYVLRVWRKYSSKLQVLHSWVPGAVRPIPSIPLAESRYQSDHLSISRTLCGALVFPTIASLVGRITFRRVNSNLQRTILGGIAFVAIKGALKVYFRQQQYLIQANRRILNFVEKEDVEKDLAQPEEDSGSEVGLS from the exons ATGGAGTCCCGCCTTTGCCCAGGGCGCTGGGCTCTTAGCCTTGCTCTCCATACGCACCCCTGGATTTCTCAAGAGAGCCCCCTCTCCAACAACCCCGTTCCCGGCGGGCGGGCGCCCGCTTGCAGAAGGCTCGAGCCGGGCACCCCAACGGCAGCCGACGCCGCGTCTCGAGGCGGGCCCGGAAGCCGGAGAAGGCCGGGGTGGCTCCGGCGAGAGCGCGCGGGGTTGCGCAAAGGCGACCGGCCTCGTCGCGCTCATCCGGCCTTTGCGCTCTCCTCTGCGGCGCTCCTCGGTGTCTCATCTCCCCCTCCGCGCGTGGGGATCCCCTCGGAGGCCGGGCGGACCTTCCCACGGGAGGCggtggagatggcggcggcggtggcgacGCTCCAAGAGGCTTCCGAGAG GCATTGCTGGGTGTGTTTTGCCACCGAAGGCGATGACCGGTCAGCAGAGTGGGTCTGCCCTTGTCGCTGCAAAGGATCGACCAAGTGGATCCACCAAGCCTGCCTCCAACGATGGCTGGACGAGAAGCAGAAAGGCAACAGTATTGGCAGCGTGAATTGTCCCCAGTGTGGGACCGAATACTGCATCGTCTTCCCCAAAGTAG GGCCCGTGGTCTATTTCCTGCAGCAAGTGGACCGGATTTTGTCCAAAGTCAGCCCTTTTGCTGCTGCGGGCATTGTGGTAGGGACACTGTACTGGTCGGCGGTGACTTACGGAGCTGTGACGGTGATGCAG GTAGTCGGACATAAGAAGGGTCTGGATGTGATGGAGCGAGCtgaccctctcttcctcctcatgGGGCTGCCCACAATTCCGGTCATGCTGGTCCTGGGCAAGATGATCCGTTGGGAAGACTACGTGCTCCGAGTGTGGCGGAAATACTCCAGCAAGCTCCAGGTCCTGCATTCCTGGGTTCCAG GAGCCGTCCGTCCAATCCCCTCGATCCCTCTGGCCGAGTCACGCTACCAGAGCGACCACCTTTCCATATCGCGCACCTTGTGTGGGGCCCTGGTGTTCCCGACGATTGCCAGCCTCGTGGGCCGGATCACATTCCGGAGAGTCAATTCCAACCTCCAGCGGACCATCCTG GGTGGCATTGCCTTCGTGGCCATCAAGGGAGCCTTGAAAGTATACTTCCGCCAACAGCAGTATTTAATCCAAGCCAATCGGCGCATCCTCAACTTTGTGGAGAAAGAGGACGTGGAAAAGGACTTGGCTCAGCCCGAGGAAGACAGCGGCAGTGAAGTGGGGCTCAGTTAG
- the ACTR1B gene encoding beta-centractin — MESYDIIANQPVVIDNGSGVVKAGFAGDQIPKYCFPNYVGRPKHVRVMAGALEGDLFIGPKAEEHRGLLSIRYPMEHGIVRDWNDMERIWQYVYSKDQLQTFSEEHPVLLTEAPLNPSKNREKAAEVFFETFNVPALFISMQAVLSLYATGRTTGVVLDAGDGVTHAVPIYEGFAMPHSIMRVDIAGRDVSRYLRLLLRKEGYDFHTSAEFEVVKTIKERACYLSINPQKDEALETEKVQYTLPDGSTLDVGPSRFRAPELLFQPDLIGDESEGIHEVLVFAIQKSDMDLRRTLFGNIVLSGGSTLFKGFGDRLLNEVKKLAPKDVKIKISAPQERLYSTWIGGSILASLDTFKKMWVSKKEYEEDGSRAIHRKTF, encoded by the exons ATGGAGTCCTACGATATCATCGCCAACCAGCCCGTGGTCATTGACAAC GGTTCAGGAGTAGTTAAAGCTGGCTTTGCTGGAGATCAGATTCCGAAGTATTGCTTCCCAAATTA TGTGGGCCGCCCGAAGCATGTCCGTGTTATGGCTGGAGCACTCGAAGGCGATCTCTTCATTGGACCGAAAGCAGAG GAACATCGAGGGTTGTTATCCATCCGGTACCCCATGGAGCATGGCATTGTCCGGGACTGGAACGATATGGAGAGAATCTGGCAGTACGTTTATTCCAAAGACCAACTGCAGACATTTTCAGAAGAG CATCCTGTCCTCTTGACAGAAGCCCCCCTCAATCCGAGTAAAAACCGGGAAAAAGCTGCTGAGGTTTTCTTCGAGACTTTCAACGTCCCTGCTCTCTTCATCTCCATGCAAGCCGTCCTCAGTCT TTATGCCACAGGACGCACCACGGGAGTCGTGCTCGATGCCGGCGACGGCGTGACGCACGCGGTGCCCATCTACGAGGGCTTTGCCATGCCTCATTCCATTATGCGGGTCGACATCGCCGGGCGGGATGTGTCCCGTTACCTCCGCTTACTGCTGCGGAAAGAGGGCTACGACTTCCACACCTCGGCCGAGTTTGAAGTGGTCAAGACAATAAAAGAG AGAGCTTGCTACCTGTCCATCAACCCTCAGAAGGATGAAGCCCTAGAGACGGAGAAGGTGCAATATACGCTGCCCGACGGAAGCACTTTAGAT GTTGGTCCATCCCGATTCCGAGCTCCTGAGCTGCTTTTCCAACCGGACCTAATAGGAGATGAAAGCGAAGGGATCCACGAAGTCTTGGTCTTCGCCATCCAGAAATCTGACATGGACCTGAGGCGGACGCTGTTTGGGAACATTGTCCTGTCTGGAGGGTCTACACTCTTTAAAG GTTTCGGGGACCGACTGCTCAACGAAGTTAAGAAACTCGCTCCGAAGGATGTCAAGATCAAG ATTTCGGCTCCTCAGGAGAGGTTATACTCGACGTGGATTGG GGGCTCCATCCTGGCCTCgctggacaccttcaagaagaTGTGGGTCTCCAAGAAGGAATACGAGGAGGACGGCTCCAGGGCCATTCATCGAAAGAC